The following DNA comes from Chrysiogenes arsenatis DSM 11915.
TTATCTCCAGCATTGCACCGCAAGTCATGCCGCGCCTGATCGGCCTGTCGGTGTACCGTTTGGATATCAATTTCCGCGAGTCGGCCATTATCGGCATTGTGGGTGCTGGCGGGATCGGCGCGACGCTCACTACCGCATTCGACCGTTACGAGTACGACACCGCAGCGGCGATTCTGATTATTATCATTGGCATTGTACTCATGACGGAATACTTCTCCGGTTACGTGCGCCAGAGGTTGCAATGAAAGGAATCAGTGTCGTCCCCACGCAAAAAGTCTGGCAGTATCGCAACCGACGGCAACAATTGACCAACTGGCTCTGCTGGTTATTGGGTGTGCTGCTTTTTGGCTGGAGCTGGCAGTTTATTTCCGACAACACGATCTGGGAGTTTGCCCTCGATGCACACACGCAGGGAGCCGACTTACTTTCGCGCATGGTACCGCCGCGTTGGTCGTATATGGAAAAGCTCTGGCAACCGCTCTGGGATACCATCAACATCGCAACACTTGGCACAGTACTGGGAACCATTGTCGCCGTGCCGACTGCTTTTCTGGCGGCGCGCAATACCACGCCCCACACGGCTATTCGCACGCTGGCACTTGGCGTGATTGTGTCGTCGCGCTCCATCAACTCGCTCATCTGGGCGTTGCTTCTCGTCACGATCCTCGGCCCCGGAGTGCTGGCCGGAATCATCGCTATTGCCCTGCGCTCCATTGGGTTTATCGGCAAACTTCTGTACGAAGCTATCGAAGAAA
Coding sequences within:
- the phnE gene encoding phosphonate ABC transporter, permease protein PhnE, giving the protein MKGISVVPTQKVWQYRNRRQQLTNWLCWLLGVLLFGWSWQFISDNTIWEFALDAHTQGADLLSRMVPPRWSYMEKLWQPLWDTINIATLGTVLGTIVAVPTAFLAARNTTPHTAIRTLALGVIVSSRSINSLIWALLLVTILGPGVLAGIIAIALRSIGFIGKLLYEAIEEIDTAQVEAISATGANQLQIMAYAIVPQVLPAFAGISVYRWDINIRESTVLGLVGAGGIGLQLMASVNVLAWSQVAMVFIAIFATVLVSEWVSAKVRHTIM